From the genome of Nicotiana sylvestris chromosome 2, ASM39365v2, whole genome shotgun sequence, one region includes:
- the LOC104219501 gene encoding gibberellin-regulated protein 11-like: MAFQKAFAALLIASLVLVHFTHALQQGNNSKPPAPSPQAPKPLDCTGACEYRCSESSRPNLCNRACGSCCRTCHCVPPGTSGNYEACPCYFNLTTHNDTRKCP, from the exons ATGGCATTCCAAAAGGCATTTGCTGCTTTGCTTATTGCATCACTTGTGCTTGTCCATTTCACTCATGCTCTTCAACAG GGAAACAACAGTAAGCCACCAGCACCAAGCCCTCAAGCTCCAAAGCCATTAG ATTGTACAGGAGCCTGTGAATATAGGTGCAGCGAGTCGTCTAGGCCAAATCTATGCAACAGAGCATGTGGAAGTTGCTGCCGTACCTGCCACTGCGTGCCACCAGGGACTTCTGGAAATTATGAAGCTTGCCCTTGCTACTTCAACCTTACTACTCATAACGACACCCGCAAATGTCCTTAA